Proteins from one Streptosporangium becharense genomic window:
- a CDS encoding DUF6203 family protein, translating to MKRFFKVVVARWLARTPIGLAVLGLGWLLGRRRRQRAQRQGDQGGRRR from the coding sequence ATGAAAAGGTTCTTCAAAGTCGTGGTGGCACGCTGGCTGGCCCGTACACCGATCGGCCTGGCGGTCTTGGGACTCGGGTGGCTGCTGGGGCGGCGGCGCAGGCAACGTGCCCAGCGCCAAGGTGATCAGGGTGGACGGCGGAGATAG